The segment CAGCGGGGTGTGGGTCAGCCACCACAAATAGGGCGCGGCCACGGCAAACATGATCGCCATGGCCAGCCACGGCCCGGGGCGCACCAAGGCCTGCCGCCCGCGTTTGTGCAGCAGCAGGGCCAGCAGCATCGCCATGGGCAACAGGGCGATCGGGTACTTGGACAGCAGACCGCCGCCCGTCACCAGACCAAGCACCACCCAGTCGGCCGGACGGCCGCTTTCCAAGGCGCGCAGCAGAAACAGCAGACTCAGCCCCCAGAACAGCAACAGGGGGGAATCGGGCGTCACGATCATCGCCCCCATGGAAAGCATCGGCGCACCCAGCCAGGCCAGCAGGGTCCAGAACGCGGCACGCCCGCCGCCGATGCGCAGCGCCAGTTGCAGGGAGGCCCACATGGCGCCCGCCGCGGCCAGCACCCCGAACACGCGGATACCGAACGGAGACGGGCCGAACAGCCAGGTACCCAGCGCGATCAGGTAGGCCACCATGGGCGGGTGGTCGAAATAGCCGAAATCGAGGTGGCGCGACCACTGCCAGTAGGACAGTTCGTCCGCGGTCAGCGGCGTCGTCCCGGCAAAAACCAGCGTGAGCAGGGTGAACCCGGCCAGCAGGAAATAGGCGATGCGCAGGTCCCTTGCCGCCACGCCGTCCATCCTCATGGTCTCAGCCCCGGCGGACGCGCACCCACAGGTGTTCGTCGCGCTCGATAATGGGTTTTTTGGGAATCAGGAATTCGCTTTTGTACCAACCGCCGAGGATGAAACGATTGATGAAAAAACCCAGGCGCCGGTCGAAGGCCGTCGAGGCGGTCGCCACGCGGCCCCGGAACCCGTGATCGCGGGCATAGGCGAGCACGCTCAAACCGGCCAGTTCGCGCTCCATGGAGATATCCGTCACCACCCCGTCCAGGCGGTCACCCTGTGCGCCCAGGATCTCGATGCCCTCCGCCGCATTGTGGGCG is part of the Gammaproteobacteria bacterium genome and harbors:
- a CDS encoding response regulator; translated protein: MSSTTPSATHWYGQPVVEAPRMARVLVVDDNDTYAERIANFLKAHGTEETVRAHNAAEGIEILGAQGDRLDGVVTDISMERELAGLSVLAYARDHGFRGRVATASTAFDRRLGFFINRFILGGWYKSEFLIPKKPIIERDEHLWVRVRRG